One Nocardia farcinica genomic region harbors:
- a CDS encoding cytochrome P450: MTTTRSWIDEITMDELDRDPNPIYERLRREAPVAYVPAVGMHVVATRELCLQIAQDSQTWSTVIAPSGGRTFGQGTVLDSNGEQHRRIREWIDPQLRPSAVDSYVEALVRPQARRILAEIENLGAVDIQEAYFAPVSVRAVGDLMGLTEVPSETLVRWFQTLALSYGNAAVDDLGNFANPAPFEAGDRVKEEIIATVDPMLDHWTAHPDHTLISHWLHDGMPDGQVRDRAEIYPNIYVFLLGALQEPGHVMTTTLAGLLEHPDQLERVVDDPALVPRAITEGARWVAPIWSAAVKVANHDVNIGGVDLPAGTPVMLAYGSANRDETVWANPDVFDVDRPVMPHLAFGAGNHACAGTYLGTAIVRIALEELFETIPNIEPDPEHAPTFWGWTFRGPQGLRVRWEV; this comes from the coding sequence ATGACCACGACCCGCAGCTGGATCGACGAGATCACGATGGACGAACTCGACCGCGATCCCAACCCCATCTACGAGCGGCTGCGCCGCGAAGCCCCGGTCGCCTACGTGCCCGCAGTGGGGATGCACGTCGTGGCGACCCGCGAACTGTGCCTGCAGATCGCCCAGGATTCCCAGACCTGGTCGACGGTCATCGCCCCCTCCGGCGGGCGCACGTTCGGCCAGGGCACCGTGCTCGATTCCAACGGCGAGCAGCACCGCCGCATCCGGGAGTGGATCGATCCGCAGCTGCGGCCCAGCGCGGTCGACTCCTATGTCGAGGCGCTGGTCCGGCCGCAGGCGCGGCGCATCCTCGCCGAGATCGAGAACCTCGGCGCGGTCGACATCCAGGAGGCCTACTTCGCGCCGGTGTCGGTGCGCGCGGTCGGCGATCTGATGGGCCTGACCGAGGTGCCGTCGGAGACGCTGGTGCGCTGGTTCCAGACCCTGGCGCTGTCCTACGGCAACGCCGCGGTCGACGACCTCGGCAACTTCGCCAACCCGGCCCCGTTCGAGGCCGGTGACCGGGTGAAGGAGGAGATCATCGCGACCGTCGATCCGATGCTCGACCACTGGACCGCCCATCCCGATCACACCCTGATCTCGCACTGGCTGCACGACGGCATGCCCGACGGGCAGGTCCGCGACCGCGCGGAGATCTACCCGAACATCTACGTGTTCCTGCTCGGCGCCCTGCAGGAGCCCGGACACGTCATGACCACGACGCTGGCGGGTCTGCTCGAGCACCCCGACCAGCTCGAGCGCGTCGTCGACGATCCGGCGCTGGTGCCGCGCGCGATCACCGAGGGCGCGCGGTGGGTGGCGCCGATCTGGAGCGCGGCGGTGAAGGTGGCCAATCACGACGTGAACATCGGCGGCGTCGATCTGCCCGCCGGGACGCCGGTGATGCTGGCCTACGGGTCGGCCAACCGCGACGAGACGGTCTGGGCGAATCCGGACGTGTTCGATGTGGACCGCCCGGTCATGCCGCATCTGGCCTTCGGCGCGGGCAACCACGCCTGCGCGGGCACCTACCTCGGGACGGCGATCGTGCGGATCGCGCTCGAGGAACTGTTCGAGACCATCCCCAACATCGAACCCGATCCCGAGCACGCGCCGACCTTCTGGGGCTGGACCTTCCGCGGCCCGCAGGGCCTGCGGGTGCGTTGGGAGGTCTGA
- a CDS encoding NADH:ubiquinone reductase (Na(+)-transporting) subunit F has protein sequence MTHTVTVAGQEQPFPAPADRPILESALRENRWLPHACSQGTCGTCKIRVLAGEVEHGQPDEAVLSADERAAGLALACQASPRTDVTVAPVADVGPEGPRHPLRDHSGTVVELADIARHTRRLVVELDEPMEFSAGQYAELIVPGAGVGRQYSMANPPSEARTLEFHVKWVEGGLATDGWIFAGLRPGDRIELRGPLGQFAMLRAQEEPAILIGGGTGLAPLKAIVRHALANDLVPSLDLYHGGRTRADLYDVEFFRALAAADPRLRYHPVLSEETWDGPTGLVTDVVLADFASCKGRSAYLCGPPAMVTAAVKALKRRRMAPRLIFKEEFTVAAPPAMTPV, from the coding sequence ATGACTCACACGGTGACGGTCGCCGGGCAGGAGCAGCCGTTTCCCGCCCCGGCGGACCGGCCGATCCTGGAGTCTGCGCTACGGGAGAACCGCTGGCTGCCGCACGCGTGCTCGCAAGGCACCTGCGGCACCTGCAAGATCCGCGTGCTGGCCGGGGAGGTCGAGCACGGGCAACCGGACGAGGCGGTGCTCTCGGCGGACGAACGCGCCGCCGGGCTGGCGCTGGCCTGCCAGGCGTCCCCGCGCACGGATGTGACCGTGGCGCCGGTCGCCGACGTGGGGCCGGAGGGTCCGCGCCACCCCCTGCGCGACCACTCCGGCACCGTGGTCGAACTCGCCGACATCGCCCGCCACACCCGCAGGCTGGTCGTGGAACTGGACGAGCCGATGGAGTTCTCCGCGGGCCAGTACGCCGAGTTGATCGTGCCGGGTGCGGGGGTCGGACGGCAGTATTCGATGGCGAATCCGCCGTCGGAGGCGCGCACGCTGGAGTTCCACGTCAAGTGGGTCGAGGGCGGGCTCGCCACCGACGGCTGGATATTCGCCGGGCTGCGGCCGGGCGACCGGATCGAGCTGCGCGGGCCGCTCGGGCAGTTCGCGATGCTGCGGGCGCAGGAGGAACCGGCGATCCTCATCGGCGGCGGCACCGGCCTGGCACCGCTGAAAGCCATTGTGCGCCATGCCTTGGCGAATGATCTCGTGCCGTCGCTCGACCTGTATCACGGCGGGCGGACGCGGGCGGACCTCTACGACGTGGAGTTCTTCCGCGCGCTCGCCGCGGCCGATCCCCGCCTGCGGTATCACCCGGTGCTCAGCGAGGAGACGTGGGACGGGCCCACCGGCCTGGTCACCGACGTCGTGCTCGCGGACTTCGCCAGTTGCAAGGGCCGCAGCGCCTACCTGTGCGGGCCGCCTGCGATGGTCACCGCCGCGGTCAAGGCGCTCAAGCGCCGCCGCATGGCGCCCCGGTTGATCTTCAAGGAGGAGTTCACCGTCGCCGCGCCCCCGGCGATGACGCCGGTCTGA
- a CDS encoding AraC-like ligand-binding domain-containing protein has translation MAERERSGDCARTEALVSLRTSELDSREGRTQWSSTLERLYCEMDVAWPDPHRHFDAEWGGRPFGDLHVSTIRADAHTVVRSPAMIGSDEHVGHLVCLVTEGRVEVRQAGRTTVLEDGAFALLDCAAPFVFHSPAPFRQVVVRTPTELLTARLPGRIVEHGTARAIGGDTGAGELVGRFLRDLSTTTAPISPGAALSLASSTVDMLATALADGPVPTGAAQLHRTEDLAHVQRVIEQQLHDPELTLAQVAAEAGMSLRTVQKLFSAAGTTPRTWLYQARLERARKYLVTTQMSVAQVSECAGFRDVSHFSRTFRAAFGTSPGRYRAAHTDAETP, from the coding sequence ATGGCTGAGCGCGAACGATCGGGTGACTGCGCGCGCACCGAGGCGTTGGTCTCGCTGCGCACCAGCGAGCTCGACAGCCGGGAGGGCCGCACGCAGTGGTCGAGCACGCTCGAACGGCTCTACTGTGAGATGGACGTGGCCTGGCCCGACCCGCATCGGCACTTCGACGCCGAATGGGGCGGGCGTCCCTTCGGCGACCTGCACGTCAGCACCATCCGCGCCGACGCGCACACCGTCGTGCGGTCCCCGGCCATGATCGGCTCCGACGAGCACGTCGGCCACCTGGTGTGCCTGGTCACCGAGGGCCGCGTGGAGGTGCGCCAGGCCGGGCGGACCACCGTCCTCGAAGACGGCGCGTTCGCCCTGTTGGACTGTGCGGCGCCGTTCGTCTTCCACTCCCCCGCGCCGTTCCGGCAGGTCGTCGTGCGCACGCCGACCGAACTGCTCACCGCGCGACTGCCCGGTCGGATCGTCGAACACGGCACCGCCCGCGCGATCGGCGGCGACACCGGGGCCGGGGAACTCGTCGGCCGATTCCTGCGCGACCTGTCCACCACGACCGCGCCCATCTCCCCCGGCGCGGCGCTGTCGCTCGCGTCCTCGACCGTCGACATGCTCGCCACCGCGCTCGCCGACGGCCCGGTGCCGACCGGAGCCGCGCAGTTGCACCGCACCGAGGACCTCGCGCATGTCCAGCGCGTCATCGAGCAGCAACTGCACGACCCCGAACTCACGCTCGCCCAGGTGGCGGCCGAGGCCGGGATGTCGTTGCGCACCGTGCAGAAACTGTTCAGCGCGGCCGGCACCACCCCGCGCACCTGGTTGTATCAGGCGCGCCTCGAACGGGCCCGCAAGTACCTGGTGACCACGCAGATGTCGGTCGCGCAGGTCAGCGAGTGCGCGGGCTTCCGCGACGTGTCGCATTTCAGCCGTACGTTCCGCGCCGCGTTCGGTACCAGCCCCGGCCGGTACCGGGCCGCCCACACGGACGCCGAAACGCCCTGA